A window of the Brassica napus cultivar Da-Ae chromosome A2, Da-Ae, whole genome shotgun sequence genome harbors these coding sequences:
- the LOC106404815 gene encoding leucine-rich repeat extensin-like protein 3, with product MEKLSYNSYPDSTDSSPREIDFDNPPPWDDHNHQSYKVRFMCSYGGKIQPRPHDNQLTYVNGETKILSVDRGIRFPVLASKLSAVCGGVGDVLFKYQLPGEDLDALISVTNDDDLEHMMHEYDRLLRVSSKPARMRLFLFPVSSGGFGSEGSSHSDRDRFVEALNTVRNRSEPEKTVTGPLNSADFLFETEKVVAPPPPPAAPVVLEPHTPVVQPDHAAEMQNQMLEFQRMQVRDQEQLLQQQEAVYRRKSEDGLIFSPPYAPPPHTTVPQNSTQAPPMNFWQGNHCNPGGVYPTTAPGMGLPEQPVYMVPAPAPTLTPHPGTVYHAPQQPQSVMRPIAPGQGNQSGYYPYREQHQPAYNVAQPQVGARAPPQQQQQPPPPFTSGPPPQPQYSAVPPPRQVVGVPDTTAYTQVNYAGGMGKQVYYTEAPPPQYHGGVGLPVNGMSEVRTGPDGKPVVMNMSPKVSSQSSDSAV from the coding sequence ATGGAGAAACTCTCTTACAACTCCTATCCCGACTCAACCGACTCATCTCCTCGCGAGATCGATTTCGATAACCCTCCGCCATGGGATGATCACAACCACCAGAGCTACAAAGTGAGGTTCATGTGCAGCTACGGCGGCAAGATTCAGCCACGTCCTCACGATAACCAGCTTACTTACGTTAACGGAGAGACCAAGATTCTCTCCGTAGATCGCGGGATCAGATTCCCCGTCTTGGCCTCCAAGCTCTCCGCCGTGTGCGGCGGCGTTGGAGATGTTTTGTTTAAGTATCAGCTTCCGGGAGAGGATCTTGACGCGTTGATCTCCGTTACTAACGATGATGATCTTGAGCACATGATGCATGAGTACGATCGCTTGCTTCGTGTGTCGTCTAAACCGGCGAGGATGCGTTTGTTCCTCTTCCCGGTTTCTTCCGGTGGGTTTGGATCGGAGGGGTCTAGTCACTCGGATCGTGATCGGTTCGTTGAGGCGTTGAATACGGTTCGTAACCGGTCTGAACCGGAGAAAACCGTAACCGGTCCGTTGAATAGTGCGGATTTTTTGTTTGAGACGGAGAAAGTTGTAGCTCCGCCGCCGCCACCGGCGGCACCGGTGGTGCTCGAGCCTCATACGCCGGTGGTTCAACCGGATCACGCGGCGGAGATGCAAAATCAAATGCTTGAGTTTCAGAGGATGCAAGTTAGGGATCAAGAACAGTTACTTCAGCAACAAGAAGCTGTTTATAGAAGGAAGAGTGAAGACGGTTTAATCTTCTCTCCGCCGTACGCACCGCCGCCGCATACGACGGTTCCACAAAACAGTACACAAGCGCCTCCGATGAACTTCTGGCAAGGAAACCACTGTAATCCAGGAGGCGTGTATCCAACAACCGCTCCGGGAATGGGATTACCGGAGCAGCCGGTATACATGGTTCCAGCCCCGGCTCCAACTCTGACTCCACATCCGGGAACTGTATACCACGCGCCACAACAACCTCAAAGCGTCATGAGACCAATAGCTCCAGGACAAGGCAACCAAAGTGGCTACTACCCTTACAGGGAACAGCACCAACCTGCTTACAACGTGGCTCAACCACAAGTAGGAGCAAGGGCACCACCACAACAGCAACAGCAACCTCCTCCGCCTTTTACCTCAGGTCCTCCTCCTCAACCGCAGTACTCTGCGGTTCCACCGCCACGGCAAGTGGTGGGAGTGCCAGATACAACGGCGTATACTCAGGTGAATTACGCTGGAGGAATGGGGAAACAAGTTTACTACACGGAGGCACCACCTCCACAGTACCATGGAGGAGTTGGTTTACCTGTGAATGGTATGAGCGAAGTGAGAACCGGACCAGACGGTAAGCCTGTTGTTATGAACATGTCACCCAAAGTTTCATCACAGAGTTCAGATTCTGCAGTGTGA
- the LOC106425840 gene encoding fatty acid amide hydrolase yields the protein MGKFKVMKPVNEVDVSCVKYKEEDIKAPHLTGFLFKLFVKMLEAPLIGSLIVETLKKNNGMTQIFRNTVIPEEPMFRPVFPSQKPEVDVVLVGEDESPLNRLETALKCLPQYDPSLSFQADSGSSFRYWKIRDYAYAYRSKLTTPSVVAEQIISIIEEFKYDKSPTPFLISFDANEVRKQAEASTHRFEQGHPISILDGVFITIKDDIDCLPHTTTGGTTWLHEERSVEKDSVVVSRLRSCGAILLGKANMHELGMGTSGNNSNYGTTRNPHAPERYTGGSSSGSAAIVASGLCPAALGTDGGGSVRIPASLCGVTGLKTTYGRTDMTGSLCAGGTVEVVSPLASSLEDTLLVYAVILGSSSADRLNLNPTPPCLPKLLSHNGGNAIGSLRLGKYTTWFNDVHSSDISDKCEDILKLLSNNHGCQVVEIVVPELEEMRAAHVVSIGSATLCSLTPYCEAGKNPKLSYDTRTSFAIFKSFSASDYIAAQCLRRRLMEYHLDIFKNVDVIVTPTCGMTAPLIPPEAVKNGETNFQVAAYLMRFVVAANLLGFPAISVPVGYDKEGMPIGLQIMGRPWAEATVLALAAAVEELAPVTKKPAIFHDVLNTNRIHKEK from the exons ATGGGTAAGTTTAAGGTCATGAAACCGGTGAACGAGGTTGATGTCTCTTGTGTCAAAtataaagaagaagacatcaaaG CCCCTCATTTGACTGGCTTCTTGTTCAAGTTGTTTGTTAAGATGCTTGAAGCACCACTTATAGGCTCATTGATTGTAGAGACATTGAAGAAGAACAATGGCATGACCCAG ATTTTTCGCAACACAGTGATACCAGAAGAGCCCATGTTTAGACCTGTGTTCCCATCTCAAA AACCGGAGGTTGATGTTGTCCTTGTTGGAGAAGATGAAAGCCCTCTAAACAGATTAGAAACAGCCTTGAAGTGTCTTCCTCAGTATGATCCTTCTCTTAGCTTCCAAGCAGATTCAGGCTCATCCTTTCGTTACTGGAAGATACGTGATTACGCTTATGCTTATAGATCTAAGCTAACAACTCCATCTGTG GTAGCAGAACAAATAATCTCAATCATAGAGGAGTTTAAGTATGACAAGTCTCCAACACCGTTTTTGATTAGCTTTGATGCTAATGAAGTCAGAAAGCAAGCTGAAGCTTCTACACATAGGTTTGAACAAG GACATCCAATATCCATTTTAGATGGAGTTTTTATAACAATCAAGGATGATATTGACTGTTTACCGCATACCACAACGG GTGGAACAACATGGCTACATGAAGAGCGTTCTGTAGAGAAGGACTCAGTGGTTGTTTCAAGACTTCGAAGTTGTGGTGCAATCTTACTTGGGAAGGCTAATATGCATGAGTTAGGAATGGGGACTTCAGGGAACAATTCAAATTATGG AACAACAAGAAACCCACATGCACCTGAAAGGTACACAGGCGGATCTTCTTCAGGTTCAGCAGCTATTGTAGCCTCTGGACTATGTCCAGCTGCTTTAGGAACAGATGGTGGAG GTTCTGTTCGCATCCCTGCATCACTCTGTGGTGTAACTGGACTGAAAACAACATATGGTCGGACAGATATGACGGG GTCACTATGTGCAGGTGGAACAGTGGAAGTTGTTAGTCCACTTGCTTCATCCCTAGAAGATACTCTATtggt GTATGCAGTGATATTGGGCTCTTCATCTGCAGATAGACTTAACTTGAACCCG ACACCACCATGTCTTCCCAAGTTATTATCTCACAATGGAGGCAATGCTATTGGATCTCTAAGGCTAGGGAAATATACAACG TGGTTTAATGATGTTCATTCAAGTGACATCTCTGACAAATGTGAAGATATTCTTAAGCTCTTATCGAACAATCATGGTTGCCAA GTAGTGGAAATAGTGGTTCCTGAACTGGAAGAAATGCGTGCAGCTCATGTTGTGTCGATTGGGTCTGCAACACTGTGTTCTCTTACTCCTTACTGTGAGGCTGG GAAAAATCCAAAGTTATCTTATGATACTCGTACTAGCTTTGCGATCTTCAAGTCATTCTCTGCTTCAGACTATATTGCTGCTCAGTGTCTTAG GAGAAGGTTGATGGAGTATCACTTGGATATTTTCAAAAACGTTGATGTTATTGTGACGCCTACATGTGG TATGACGGCTCCTTTGATACCCCCTGAGGCTGTGAAAAATGGAGAAACCAATTTTCAAGTGGCAG cttaTCTAATGCGGTTTGTTGTAGCTGCAAATCTCCTGGGCTTCCCTGCCATATCTGTCCCT GTTGGGTATGATAAGGAAGGGATGCCAATAGGATTACAAATAATGGGAAGACCTTGGGCTGAAGCTACCGTCCTTGCTTTAGCTGCTGCTGTTGAG GAGCTGGCTCCAGTTACCAAGAAACCTGCTATTTTTCACGATGTTCTCAATACCAACAGAATCCATAAGGAAAAGTGA
- the LOC125588827 gene encoding NAC domain-containing protein 104-like, with the protein MNLPPGFRFFPTDEELVVHFLHRKASLLPCHPDVIPDLDLYPYDPWDLPGKALQEGRQWYFYSRKTQERVTSNGYWGSVGIDEPIFTSSTHKKVGIKKYLTFYLGDSQTNWVMQEYSLPDSSSRSSKRSNRGSTSSTHKPDYSKWVICRVYEQNCSDEEDDDGAELSCLDEVFLSLDDLDEVSLP; encoded by the exons ATGAATCTACCACCGGGCTTCAGGTTTTTTCCAACGGATGAAGAGCTTGTCGTCCACTTCCTCCACCGCAAAGCTTCACTCTTGCCTTGTCATCCTGACGTCATCCCAGACCTTGATCTTTACCCTTACGATCCTTGGGACCTTCCCG gGAAAGCACTGCAAGAAGGGAGGCAATGGTACTTCTATAGTAGAAAGACCCAAGAAAGAGTGACAAGCAATGGATATTGGGGATCAGTGGGAATAGACGAGCCAATCTTCACAAGCTCCACACACAAGAAAGTGGGCATAAAAAAGTATCTAACGTTCTATCTCGGAGATTCTCAGACTAACTGGGTCATGCAAGAATATTCCCTTCCAGATTCCTCTAGTCGATCTTCTAAGAGATCAAACCGTGGTTCTACTAGTTCTACACATAAACCC GATTATAGCAAGTGGGTGATATGCAGAGTGTATGAACAAAACTGCAgcgatgaagaagatgatgatggggCAGAACTCTCATGTTTGGATGAAGTGTTCTTGTCTTTAGATGATCTCGACGAAGTAAGCTTACCGTAA
- the LOC125588825 gene encoding uncharacterized protein LOC125588825, producing MGRISLAVCLVLLVALSNVYETQAQAQAQAQAQGKTFSVLDYLALFPKTGKEFAPYASKGLLDFVGALEGKSPTTVEFKNFFTNLKGYITSCFQPAPPGSVKSDQLFTAISALKGSQTGTSFDSWRLIEALVSMEKLSTEMKTSTSNVMPDPQWDRLSGSMFEWVGRIGLFVKAVSEINGKPIELTQFDIDYTDPTYASLSKQSSVRQSTSPFSLPFYLRNIPKTGKDVEPFAYTGMQTFLLDLETRCLANKDFKEFFVKLNDYMASFKTVSPDTYSIESDNISTQAMHLFLALSPLDGTQVGKSDPWKLVDGLVTMGDALVEIKKSGPGAITFEQSKELTSAMVKWGRAVGEFVKAASAKKGVTMDISFENYASSNASPTKAAAGNGGNIPTGQSAKTKA from the exons ATGGGAAGAATCTCATTAGCAGTATGTTTAGTGTTACTTGTTGCATTAAGCAATGTATATGAAACACAAGCTCAAGCTCAAGCTCAAGCTCAAGCTCAAGGGAAGACATTCTCCGTACTCGATTATTTGGCTCTCTTTCCCAAAACGGGCAAAGAGTTTGCGCCTTACGCTTCCAAAGGTTTACTAGATTTCGTAGGTGCCTTGGAGGGTAAGTCTCCCACGACCGTAGAGTTCAAGAACTTCTTCACAAATCTGAAAGGTTACATAACGAGTTGCTTTCAACCGGCACCACCCGGATCAGTCAAATCTGACCAGCTCTTCACGGCTATTTCTGCATTGAAGGGTTCCCAAACCGGAACATCA TTTGATTCATGGAGGTTGATAGAGGCCTTGGTTTCAATGGAGAAGCTTTCTACTGAGATGAAGACAAGCACTTCAAATGTAATGCCTGATCCACAATGGGATAGGTTGTCCGGGTCTATGTTCGAATGGGTCGGAAGGATTGGTCTATTTGTGAAGGCGGTCTCCGAGATAAATGGCAAACCAATCGAGCTAACACAATTTGATATTGATTATACCGACCCTACATATGCATCTCTTTCTAAGCAATCTAGCGTTCGTCAATCAACATCACCGTTCTCGTTACCTTTCTATTTACGAAACATTCCCAAAACGGGCAAAGATGTTGAGCCATTCGCTTACACAGGCATGCAAACCTTCTTACTTGACCTAGAAACTAGGTGTCTTGCAAACAAAGATTTCAAGGAGTTCTTTGTTAAGCTGAATGACTACATGGCCAGCTTCAAGACTGTATCACCTGATACGTATTCAATAGAGAGCGATAATATTTCAACTCAAGCTATGCACCTATTCTTAGCTTTGTCTCCATTGGATGGTACCCAAGTTGGAAAATCA GATCCGTGGAAGCTGGTTGATGGGTTGGTGACAATGGGAGATGCTTTGGTTGAGATAAAGAAGAGTGGTCCGGGTGCGATAACGTTTGAACAAAGTAAGGAACTGACATCGGCCATGGTGAAATGGGGTCGAGCAGTAGGTGAATTCGTGAAGGCAGCTTCTGCTAAGAAAGGAGTAACTATGGATATATCATTTGAAAACTATGCCAGCTCTAATGCTTCTCCTACTAAAGCAGCAGCTGGAAACGGTGGAAATATCCCCACAGGACAATCAGCAAAGACTAAAGCTTAG
- the LOC106404803 gene encoding uncharacterized protein LOC106404803: MDLNESVARFGDTALSLNCLGSTHYNHKLCSDVSNCPDGGCGLVLGLGPTPPSYYYNKVSSSSQELSSGGNSILQLGPPALTMDSFSGLDCSLLTYTDTNASQADEGSTSATRSGGYMSSLRRPSRMQECSTNFGTDAYNESEFSIGAAFSDRTTSSQQRTTNPKKCKFMGCSKGARGASGLCIGHGGGQRCQKAGCNKGAESKTTFCKAHGGGKRCQHLGCTKSAEGKTDYCISHGGGRRCGFPEGCAKAARGKSGLCIKHGGGKRCRVEGCTRSAEGQAGLCISHGGGRRCQASECTKGAQGSTNYCKAHGGGKRCIFAGCTKGAEGSTPLCKAHGGGKRCMFDGGGICPKSVHGGTSFCVAHGGGKRCVVAGCTKSARGRTDCCVKHGGGKRCKCVGCEKSAQGSTDFCKAHGGGKRCSWGGGGCEKFARGKSGLCAAHNSMCMEKGGSKIGLIGPGLFRGLVVSTSSQTTTTTSTTDHSLAGVSVVSDCTDSSEQRQKQMIPMQVLVPPSMKSLSFSNTETNNNRSGRNVFDFMVPEERVHGGGLMSLLNGSLKQTFRYGT; this comes from the coding sequence atggATTTGAACGAGAGTGTAGCTCGTTTTGGTGATACTGCTCTCAGCTTGAACTGCCTTGGAAGCACTCATTACAACCATAAGCTTTGTTCTGATGTTTCCAACTGTCCTGATGGTGGTTGCGGTTTGGTTCTCGGTTTAGGTCCAACACCTCCATCTTATTACTACAACAAAGTCTCATCTTCTTCCCAAGAACTCTCATCAGGTGGTAACTCAATTCTCCAGCTCGGTCCTCCTGCACTGACCATGGACAGTTTCAGCGGACTTGATTGTTCCTTGCTGACGTATACAGACACCAATGCCTCCCAAGCTGATGAAGGTTCTACCTCAGCAACGCGGTCAGGTGGCTACATGTCATCCCTtagaagaccttcaagaatgcaAGAGTGTAGTACCAACTTTGGTACTGATGCTTATAATGAGTCAGAGTTCTCCATAGGAGCTGCTTTCTCTGACAGGACGACATCTTCTCAGCAAAGAACAACCAATCCTAAGAAATGCAAGTTCATGGGATGTAGCAAAGGAGCTAGAGGAGCGTCAGGGCTATGCATCGGCCACGGAGGAGGGCAGAGGTGTCAGAAGGCGGGTTGCAACAAAGGCGCTGAGAGCAAAACCACGTTCTGCAAAGCACACGGTGGAGGAAAGAGATGCCAACACTTGGGGTGCACAAAGAGCGCTGAAGGCAAAACTGATTATTGTATCTCTCATGGAGGTGGGAGACGCTGCGGCTTCCCTGAGGGATGCGCTAAAGCTGCACGTGGCAAATCCGGGCTATGCATCAAACACGGTGGCGGTAAGAGGTGTAGAGTTGAAGGATGCACGAGAAGTGCCGAGGGGCAAGCTGGTCTTTGTATCTCACACGGTGGTGGGAGACGGTGTCAGGCGTCAGAGTGTACAAAAGGTGCTCAAGGGAGTACTAACTATTGTAAAGCTCATGGCGGTGGGAAGCGTTGTATATTCGCTGGGTGTACTAAAGGAGCTGAAGGGAGTACTCCTCTGTGTAAAGCGCACGGTGGAGGGAAACGTTGTATGTTTGATGGAGGTGGGATATGTCCTAAGAGCGTGCATGGTGGGACGAGTTTCTGTGTGGCTCACGGTGGTGGGAAGAGGTGTGTTGTGGCGGGGTGTACTAAGAGCGCTCGTGGGAGGACTGATTGTTGTGTGAAGCATGGCGGTGGGAAACGGTGTAAGTGTGTTGGGTGTGAGAAGAGTGCGCAAGGGAGTACTGATTTTTGCAAGGCGCATGGTGGTGGGAAACGGTGTTCTTGGGGAGGTGGGGGATGTGAGAAGTTTGCTAGAGGGAAGAGTGGTTTGTGTGCGGCTCATAATAGTATGTGTATGGAGAAAGGTGGAAGCAAGATTGGTTTGATAGGGCCAGGGCTTTTCCGTGGTCTTGTTGTTTCTACTTCTTCTCAAACCACTACTACTACTAGTACTACTGATCATTCTCTGGCGGGAGTTAGTGTGGTTTCTGATTGCACTGACTCCAGTGAGCAAAGACAGAAGCAGATGATACCAATGCAGGTTCTTGTGCCTCCATCAATGAAGTCCTTAAGCTTCTCAAACACTGAAACAAACAATAATAGGAGTGGGAGGAATGTCTTTGACTTTATGGTTCCGGAGGAGAGAGTTCATGGAGGTGGGCTAATGTCTCTGCTTAATGGCAGCTTGAAACAGACTTTCCGTTATGGAACTTGA